From Spirochaetota bacterium, one genomic window encodes:
- a CDS encoding exonuclease domain-containing protein: protein MEFATLLHDTVFCALDCETTGLNPIIDRIVSIGIIRFTLDRVIDTFYTLVNPLKPIPPHVTRLHGITADMVQKAPVITELFDTIEQYTSNTYCVIHNPRFDISFIDSAYHQHDRNTPDLKAFDTVHLSRKTFKQLPSYNLGNLCKFFGISINAHHALSDAQGSMEIFKKVIDKLNAYNWCIRDLERYHGGIISAYSLGIKSTHIPADSRIPLGYRITIRYKDAQGNIVERSILPQRYFIMGRNNYIQAYCYLRNEIRYFNTARIVAVY from the coding sequence ATGGAATTTGCAACGTTGTTACACGATACTGTATTCTGTGCACTGGATTGTGAAACTACCGGATTAAATCCCATCATTGACAGGATAGTTTCTATTGGAATTATACGGTTTACATTGGACCGAGTCATTGACACATTCTATACACTGGTAAACCCGTTGAAGCCAATTCCACCGCATGTGACACGGCTTCATGGAATTACTGCTGACATGGTACAGAAAGCTCCGGTTATTACAGAATTATTTGATACTATTGAACAATATACCAGCAATACCTACTGTGTTATCCACAATCCACGTTTTGACATATCATTTATTGATTCGGCTTACCATCAACATGACAGAAATACTCCCGATTTAAAGGCATTTGATACTGTGCATTTATCACGTAAGACATTCAAACAACTCCCAAGCTATAATTTGGGCAATCTTTGCAAATTTTTTGGTATATCAATCAATGCCCACCACGCACTGAGCGATGCACAGGGCTCAATGGAAATATTTAAGAAGGTCATAGATAAGCTTAATGCTTACAACTGGTGCATTCGTGATCTGGAACGCTATCATGGTGGTATTATCAGTGCCTATTCACTTGGCATAAAAAGCACACATATTCCTGCCGATAGCAGGATACCCCTGGGGTATCGTATAACTATCAGGTATAAAGATGCACAGGGGAATATTGTAGAGCGCAGCATTTTGCCGCAGCGTTACTTTATCATGGGAAGAAATAACTACATACAGGCATATTGTTATCTGCGAAATGAAATCCGTTATTTCAACACTGCGCGTATAGTAGCGGTGTATTAA